CTGAAAATGCACAGCTTATTTCAGAATTGGTTAGCGTAATGTTATTCTGGGATCGCATAAGAAAAAGTATCATTGATGCCTCAGGAAGCATAAAAGAGTATGCAAAGTTAATCGCTGAGCGTTTGACTATAGAAGTTGGTGTTTTTAAACTCTCGCAGAAAAAGGGGCGGATACAGAGAAAAATAACAGCCGCATACCAGAAGATAGGTGAGAGGATTTATATCCTCACTGAACAGAAGGAAAAAAACATACTCAAAGATGCAGATGTTACCGCATGGATTGAAGAGATTAAGTCTTTAAGACTCGAACTTGAACGATTGCAGAAAGAGATTCAACTTATCACTACATATAAAGTCAATGACTCGTAGAGTTGAGGAATGCCCCTCTTTATCTATATTGCAATATTCGCCTTCGGGGCTGTTGTAGGAAGCTTTCTTAATGTATGTATATATCGCATGCCGAGAGGTGAATCTATTATATCTCCTCCATCGCATTGTCCTTCATGCGGAGATAAGATTCACTCCTATGACAATATACCTATCATCAGCTATCTAATTCTTAAAGGGAGGTGCAGGTCATGCAATCAGGCCATATCACCTGTATATCCTACAGTCGAATTACTCAACGGTATTTGCTATGTTATTATTGCATCTATCTTTAGACCGGCCGAAGCGGTCATCTACTGCATCTTTATCTCAGCACTCATAGTTATAACATTTATAGATTTAAAACACTGGATAATCCCCGATAGGATAACGCTTCCGGGCATAGCAGTAGGACTGGTTACTGCATCCACCATACTGCCAGTTGGATTTAAGAGCTCCATTATCGGTGCTGTTCTTGGTGGTACCTTATTCTATCTTATTGCTGTCTTCTCTGGTGGGATGGGTGGAGGTGATGTCAAATTAATAACGATGATAGGTGCCTTCCTTGGATGGAAGGGAATGCTCATAACTATATTCGTTGGATCACTTATCGGTGCGGTCGTAGGAATCAGCCTGATGATATTTAAGGGGTTTGGACGAAAATCGCCGATTCCTTTTGGACCGTTTCT
The Nitrospirota bacterium DNA segment above includes these coding regions:
- a CDS encoding prepilin peptidase produces the protein MPLFIYIAIFAFGAVVGSFLNVCIYRMPRGESIISPPSHCPSCGDKIHSYDNIPIISYLILKGRCRSCNQAISPVYPTVELLNGICYVIIASIFRPAEAVIYCIFISALIVITFIDLKHWIIPDRITLPGIAVGLVTASTILPVGFKSSIIGAVLGGTLFYLIAVFSGGMGGGDVKLITMIGAFLGWKGMLITIFVGSLIGAVVGISLMIFKGFGRKSPIPFGPFLSLGAIIALFFSDRIVRLYLHLV